One genomic region from Entelurus aequoreus isolate RoL-2023_Sb linkage group LG14, RoL_Eaeq_v1.1, whole genome shotgun sequence encodes:
- the LOC133664623 gene encoding zinc finger protein OZF-like, whose translation MCERTIAKYEEELCPTKEEKERQHQLQDAVFKKHQVVLHRTDVQQPPHIKEEEEECWITQEGECLLGQEEADLTKFPLTVVSVKIEEHEDKPPESSQLHHSPKHLLPEQQECSFRMAEEEPLKKKTKRHRPSGVSVSSLSQTLPFKKEEDDSQRPNIKEEEEEHSISQEGEHLEWLEEFPVIVKSEDDEVKGESEEKREAEPPSSSSTQHMTTEADGDHCGGSQADKLLAPLSDSEDTTSHSPDTDDEDSKEDKTCHTDNAHLKCSHCDKTFKYSSHLKVHMRMHTGEKPFPCSECGKGFAQKKWLKQHMKTHTEEKPPPCTVCGKGFARLDVLKQHMRTHTGESPFSCSECGKGFTYRCALNVHMRMHTGEKPFTCSECGKCFSRRNGLNEHMQTHTEEKPFSCSICGKCFAKSQCLKKHTRLHTEEKPFTCAFCGKGFVLGEYLKVHMRTHTGEKPYYCTFCDKGFAQSQYFQVHMRKHTGEKPYSCSSCNRSFADRSKLVIHIRTHTGENPFTCSVCNKSFRNKPTLVRHMKTHTGKKVSCSVCGERFSYKYQCKKHECAGENSSSK comes from the exons ACGTtcagcagcccccccacattaaagaggaagaggaggaatgttggatcactcaggagggagagtgtcttctagggcaggaggaggctgatctcaccaagtttccactgactgttgtctctgtgaagattgaagagcatgaagacaaaccacctgagtcctcacagcttcatcacagtccaa aacATCTTCTCCCTGAGCAACAGGAGTGTAGCTTCAGGATGGCAGAGGAAGAGCCATTAAAGAAGAAGACGAAGCGCCACAGACCCTCTGGCGTCTCTGTTTCCTCTTTATCACAGACCCTACcctttaaaaaggaagaggacgaCTCACAGCGCCCCAACAttaaggaagaggaggaggaacacagcatcagtcaggagggcgAGCACCTTGAATGGTTAgaggagttcccagtgattgtgaagagtgaagatgatgaggtcaaaggtgaaagtgaggagaagagagaggcggagcctccaagcagcagctcaacacaacacatgacaacagaagctgatggagaccactgtggaggatcacaagcagacaagctcttagctccactatcagatagtgaggacacaacgtcacactctcctgacactgatgatgaagactctaaagaagataagacatgtcacactgacaacgcCCACTTGAAATGTTCCCACTGTGACAAAACGTTTAAATATTCCAGTCatctgaaagtacacatgagaatgcacactggagaaaaaccttttccctGCTCAgagtgtggtaaaggttttgcccAAAAAAAATGGTTGAAACAGCACATGAAAACCCACACTGAAGAAAAGCCTCCTCCCTGCACAGTGTGCGGTAAAGGTTTCGCAAGACTAGACGTGTTGAAGCAACACATGcgaacgcacactggagaaagCCCGTTTTCTTGTtcagaatgtggtaaaggttttacgtATCGCTGCGCTCTGAACGTACACATGAGAatgcacaccggagaaaaacctttcacttgctcagaatgtggtaaatgtTTTTCACGAAGAAATGGGCTGAATGAACACATGCAAACGCACACCGAAGAAAAACCCTTCTCTTGTTCAATCTGCGGGAAATGttttgcaaaaagtcagtgtttgaaAAAACACACACGTTTACACACTGAAGAGAAACCTTTTACCTGTGCATTCTGCGGTAAAGGTTTTGTATTAGGCgaatatttgaaagtacacatgagaacacacacaggtgaaaaaccatattACTGTACATTCTGCGACAAAGGCTTTGCACAAAGTCAGTATTTCCAAGtgcacatgagaaaacacaccgGCGAAAAGCCATAttcctgttcaagctgcaacagAAGCTTTGCTGACCGATCAAAACTTGTAATACACATTAGAACGCACACTGGTGAAAACCCTTTTACATGTTCAGTCTGCAACAAAAGCTTCCGTAACAAACCAACACTTGTaagacacatgaaaacacacactggtAAGAaagtgagttgcagtgtgtgtggtgaaagattctcttataagtaccagtgtaagaaacacgagtgtgctggtgagaacagcagcagcaaatga